Proteins encoded together in one Bacteroides zoogleoformans window:
- the mobC gene encoding conjugal transfer protein MobC — protein sequence MSQQEDDLRALAKIMDFLRAVSIILVVMNVYWFCYEAIRLWSVDIGVVDRILMNFNRTAGLFRSILYTKLFAVLLLALSCLGTKGVKGEKITWGRIWTALAAGFVLFFLNWWILALPLPVEAVTGLYVLTVGTGYVCLLMGGLWMSRLLKHNLMDDVFNNENESFMQETRLIESEYSVNLPTRFYYRKRWNNGWINVVNPFRASIVLGTPGSGKSYAVVNNFIKQQIEKGFSMYVYDFKFSDLSTIAYNHLLNHPEGYKVKPKFYVINFDDPRRSHRCNPIHPDFMEDITDAYESAYTIMLNLNKSWVQKQGDFFVESPIILFAAIIWYLKIFQNGKYCTFPHAIEFLNRRYEDIFPILTSYPELENYLSPFMDAWLGGAAEQLMGQIASAKIPLSRMISPQLYWVMSDSEFTLDINNPKEPKILCVGNNPDRQNIYGAALGLYNSRIVKLINKKGMLKSSVIIDELPTIYFKGLDNLIATARSNKVAVCLGFQDFSQLVRDYGDKEAKVVMNTVGNIFSGQVVGETAKTLSERFGKVLQKRQSISINRQDVSTSINTQMDALIPPSKISGLTQGMFVGSVSDNFNERIEQKIFHCEIVVDAEKVKREEKAYKPIPVITDFTDEDGKDCMKETVQANYRRIKEEVKQIVADELERIAGDENLKHLLQQK from the coding sequence ATGTCACAACAAGAAGACGATTTGAGGGCATTGGCGAAAATCATGGATTTTCTGCGTGCCGTGAGTATTATTTTAGTGGTCATGAACGTGTACTGGTTCTGCTATGAAGCCATACGGCTCTGGAGCGTGGACATCGGCGTGGTGGACAGAATCCTGATGAATTTCAACCGCACGGCGGGGCTGTTCCGTTCCATCCTCTACACGAAACTGTTTGCCGTCCTCCTCCTTGCCCTGTCCTGTCTGGGAACGAAGGGCGTCAAGGGAGAGAAAATTACTTGGGGACGGATCTGGACGGCTCTTGCCGCAGGGTTCGTACTGTTCTTCCTCAACTGGTGGATACTGGCGTTGCCGCTACCGGTTGAAGCGGTGACGGGGCTTTACGTGCTGACCGTAGGCACGGGCTATGTATGCCTGCTGATGGGCGGTCTGTGGATGAGCCGCCTGTTGAAACACAACCTCATGGATGACGTGTTCAACAACGAGAACGAGAGCTTCATGCAGGAAACACGGCTCATCGAAAGCGAGTATTCGGTCAATCTGCCCACCCGCTTTTATTACAGGAAACGTTGGAACAACGGCTGGATTAACGTAGTGAATCCCTTCAGGGCTTCCATCGTATTGGGTACGCCGGGCAGCGGAAAGTCATACGCGGTGGTAAACAATTTTATCAAGCAGCAGATTGAGAAGGGCTTCTCGATGTATGTTTACGACTTCAAATTCAGCGACTTGTCCACGATAGCCTATAATCATCTGCTCAACCACCCGGAGGGATACAAGGTGAAGCCGAAGTTCTACGTGATAAACTTCGATGACCCGCGACGCTCGCACCGTTGCAATCCCATTCACCCGGACTTCATGGAGGATATTACGGACGCTTACGAAAGCGCGTACACCATCATGCTCAACTTAAACAAGAGTTGGGTGCAGAAGCAGGGCGACTTCTTTGTGGAATCGCCCATCATCCTCTTCGCGGCTATCATCTGGTATCTTAAAATTTTCCAAAATGGCAAGTATTGCACGTTCCCCCATGCCATCGAGTTCCTGAACCGCCGTTACGAGGATATCTTCCCGATACTGACATCTTACCCGGAATTGGAGAACTATCTCTCACCGTTCATGGACGCGTGGCTCGGAGGGGCTGCCGAGCAGTTGATGGGGCAGATTGCATCGGCGAAAATCCCGCTGTCACGCATGATTTCCCCGCAGCTCTATTGGGTGATGTCGGACAGTGAGTTCACGCTGGACATCAACAATCCCAAAGAGCCGAAAATACTCTGCGTGGGCAACAATCCGGACCGTCAGAACATTTACGGGGCGGCTCTCGGTCTGTATAATTCCCGTATCGTGAAGCTCATCAACAAGAAAGGGATGTTGAAGTCGTCAGTTATCATCGACGAGCTTCCGACGATATATTTCAAGGGGCTGGACAACCTTATCGCCACCGCACGAAGCAACAAGGTTGCCGTATGTCTGGGATTTCAGGATTTCAGCCAGTTGGTGCGTGACTACGGGGACAAGGAGGCGAAAGTGGTGATGAACACCGTCGGCAATATTTTCTCCGGTCAGGTGGTGGGCGAAACCGCCAAGACGCTCTCGGAACGGTTCGGAAAGGTGTTGCAGAAACGGCAGTCCATTTCCATCAACAGGCAGGATGTTTCCACCTCCATCAACACGCAGATGGACGCGCTTATCCCGCCGAGCAAGATTTCCGGCTTGACGCAGGGAATGTTTGTCGGTTCGGTGTCCGACAACTTCAACGAACGTATAGAACAGAAGATTTTCCACTGTGAGATTGTCGTGGATGCCGAGAAGGTCAAGCGCGAGGAGAAAGCCTACAAGCCGATACCCGTAATTACTGACTTCACGGACGAGGATGGCAAAGACTGCATGAAGGAAACAGTGCAGGCGAATTACAGGCGTATCAAGGAGGAGGTGAAACAGATTGTCGCCGACGAGCTGGAACGCATCGCGGGTGACGAAAATCTGAAACATCTGTTGCAGCAGAAATAG
- a CDS encoding DUF4133 domain-containing protein: MAEYPINKGIGRPVEFKGLKAQYLFIFCGGLLALFVLFVILYMVGIDQWVCIGFGVASSSILVWQTFALNARYGEHGLMKLGATRSHPRYLINRRRITRLFKRKRKEETT; encoded by the coding sequence ATGGCTGAATACCCGATAAACAAGGGTATCGGCCGTCCGGTAGAGTTCAAGGGTTTGAAGGCTCAGTACCTCTTCATCTTCTGCGGAGGTCTGCTGGCTCTCTTCGTCCTGTTCGTCATCCTCTACATGGTCGGCATCGACCAGTGGGTATGTATCGGCTTCGGCGTGGCATCGTCTTCCATCCTCGTATGGCAGACCTTCGCGCTGAACGCCCGGTACGGCGAACACGGACTGATGAAATTAGGGGCAACAAGGAGCCATCCCCGATACCTTATCAACCGGCGGCGGATCACCCGATTATTCAAACGGAAACGAAAGGAAGAAACGACATGA
- the mobB gene encoding conjugal transfer protein MobB, translating into MVAKISVGKSLYGALAYNGEKINEAKGRLLTTNRIYNDGTGTVDIRKAMEGFLACMPEHTRVEKPVLHISLNPHPDDVLTDTELQDIAREYLEKLGYGDQPYLIVKHEDIDRHHLHIVTINVDEKGRRLNQDFLFRRSDRIRRELEQKYGLHPAERKNQRIENPLRKVDASAGDVKRQVGNTVKALSGQYRFQTMGEYRALLSLYNMTVEEARGNVCGREYHGLVYSVTDDAGNKTGNPFKSSLFGKSAGYEAVQKKFARSKQEIKDRKLADMTKRTVLSVLEGTYDKEKFVSRLREKGIDTVLRYTEEGRIYGATFIDHRTGCVLNGSRMGKELSANALQEHFTLPYAGQPPIPLSVPVETVEDMREQTASDHENTAGGIGLLTPEGPAVDAEEEAFIRAMQRKKKKKRRKGLGM; encoded by the coding sequence ATGGTCGCAAAAATCAGTGTAGGAAAGTCGCTGTACGGCGCACTTGCCTACAACGGGGAAAAGATCAACGAGGCGAAAGGGCGTCTGCTCACCACCAACCGCATCTACAATGACGGCACGGGGACGGTGGACATACGCAAGGCGATGGAGGGTTTTCTCGCCTGTATGCCGGAGCATACGAGGGTGGAGAAACCGGTACTCCATATCTCGCTCAACCCGCATCCCGACGATGTGCTGACCGATACGGAATTGCAGGACATCGCACGCGAGTATCTGGAAAAACTCGGCTACGGGGACCAGCCGTATCTTATTGTAAAGCACGAGGACATAGACCGCCACCACCTGCACATCGTGACAATCAATGTGGACGAGAAAGGCAGGCGGCTCAATCAGGATTTCCTTTTCCGCCGCAGCGACCGCATCCGGCGGGAACTGGAACAAAAGTACGGGCTGCACCCGGCGGAACGTAAGAATCAACGGATAGAGAACCCTCTGCGAAAGGTGGACGCTTCGGCGGGCGACGTGAAAAGGCAGGTCGGGAATACCGTCAAGGCTCTGAGTGGACAGTACCGTTTCCAGACGATGGGCGAATATCGCGCCCTCCTTTCCTTATATAATATGACGGTGGAGGAAGCGCGGGGAAACGTGTGCGGGCGTGAGTATCACGGGCTGGTCTATTCCGTCACCGATGATGCCGGGAACAAGACGGGCAACCCGTTCAAGTCCTCGCTTTTCGGGAAGTCCGCAGGCTATGAAGCCGTGCAGAAGAAGTTTGCCCGTTCCAAGCAGGAGATTAAGGACCGGAAACTCGCCGACATGACAAAACGCACCGTCCTTTCCGTGCTTGAAGGCACGTATGACAAGGAGAAGTTCGTTTCGCGGCTCAGGGAGAAGGGTATCGACACCGTGCTGCGCTACACGGAGGAAGGGCGCATCTACGGAGCCACGTTTATCGACCATCGCACGGGCTGCGTGCTGAACGGCTCGCGCATGGGCAAGGAACTTTCCGCCAACGCTTTGCAGGAACACTTCACGCTGCCTTATGCCGGACAGCCACCGATTCCGCTTTCCGTTCCGGTGGAAACAGTAGAGGATATGCGCGAACAGACAGCATCCGACCACGAGAACACGGCGGGAGGTATCGGTCTGCTCACTCCCGAAGGTCCGGCTGTGGATGCCGAGGAGGAAGCCTTTATCCGGGCGATGCAGCGCAAGAAGAAAAAGAAAAGGCGCAAGGGTTTGGGAATGTAA
- a CDS encoding dihydrofolate reductase family protein: MGKVQILAVLTIDGCQSSELYCKAYKELRLEDCGINEIRENALYHITPDYSISMLDEWRKSTTDICYLAEVTPEKADYINGLLRMRVVDEIILYTIPFIAGTGKRFFQSALPQEQWTLTSQKVYRNGVVRHIYKACV, translated from the coding sequence ATGGGTAAAGTACAGATTCTTGCCGTCCTCACGATAGACGGTTGTCAAAGCTCCGAGTTATATTGCAAAGCGTATAAGGAACTGCGCCTTGAAGATTGCGGCATCAATGAGATAAGGGAAAACGCCCTTTATCATATCACACCGGATTATTCCATCTCCATGCTTGACGAATGGCGGAAATCCACAACAGACATCTGCTATCTGGCGGAAGTCACTCCTGAAAAAGCGGACTACATCAACGGGCTGCTGCGTATGCGTGTGGTGGATGAAATCATACTTTACACGATTCCTTTCATTGCCGGAACGGGAAAGCGTTTCTTCCAATCCGCCTTGCCGCAGGAACAATGGACGCTGACCTCACAGAAGGTGTACCGCAACGGAGTGGTCCGCCATATCTATAAAGCGTGCGTTTGA
- a CDS encoding RteC domain-containing protein, translating into MNYFLLTETEFFRRINEAGDCNMETAYTAFATQVIELCNGNVDTTRTIIALAYIEIELQHHPVRNLPEEKREVAAYISKALSFVRKMQKFLAAPQVSPLIPIRTSSDNTTENPASPLQWTGNAIDLVELIYGINEMGCINNGNMPLKQLAPLLYKIFGVESKDCYRFYIDIKRRKNESRTYFLDRMQEKLNEKMLRDEEMERLRK; encoded by the coding sequence ATGAATTATTTCTTATTGACGGAAACAGAGTTCTTCCGCCGTATAAACGAAGCCGGGGACTGCAATATGGAAACGGCATACACGGCTTTCGCCACGCAAGTGATCGAACTATGCAACGGCAATGTGGACACCACCCGCACCATCATCGCGCTGGCTTACATTGAAATCGAGTTGCAGCACCATCCCGTGCGCAATCTTCCCGAAGAAAAGAGGGAGGTTGCAGCCTACATCAGCAAGGCACTCTCTTTCGTTAGGAAGATGCAGAAGTTCCTTGCCGCTCCCCAAGTGTCACCACTAATCCCCATCCGTACATCCTCCGACAACACAACCGAAAATCCCGCCTCACCCCTGCAATGGACGGGCAACGCCATCGACCTCGTGGAACTTATCTACGGCATCAACGAGATGGGCTGCATCAATAACGGCAACATGCCGCTCAAACAGCTCGCCCCGCTCCTCTACAAGATTTTCGGTGTCGAATCAAAGGACTGCTACCGCTTCTATATCGACATCAAACGACGGAAGAACGAAAGCCGCACCTACTTCCTTGACAGGATGCAGGAGAAACTGAACGAGAAGATGCTCCGCGACGAGGAAATGGAACGTTTGAGAAAATAA
- a CDS encoding ParA family protein, with the protein MKNEAFKYPANRFGGYLPDRIPEPSDTRFYNDAVIHGFNDFMTQCRHSSVIRIPAPPLKRIRDEPDSQRFADADIHVTDSVSEQENNSSTIKTNRTMSNETFVAFATQKGGIGKSTVTALAANYLHNVKGHNVAVIDCDTPQHSIHGLRERETGLIGGSLYFKALACDHFRKIRKNAYPVIASDALNALDDAERMLAEEEVKPDIVFFDMPGTLKSNGVVKTLSQMDYIFAPMSADRFVVESTLQFAVMFRDNLMTTGQAKTKGLYLFWTMVDGREKNGLYDLYEDVIAEMGLPVLSTRLPDSKKFRRDLSEERKSVFRSTIFPMDASLLKGSGIREFSEEISRIIRPQ; encoded by the coding sequence ATGAAAAATGAGGCTTTCAAATACCCGGCAAACCGCTTCGGCGGCTATTTGCCTGACCGGATACCCGAACCTTCGGATACCCGGTTTTACAATGACGCGGTGATTCACGGATTCAATGACTTCATGACGCAATGTCGTCATTCATCAGTTATCCGAATCCCTGCCCCACCGTTGAAGCGGATACGTGACGAACCGGACAGTCAGAGATTCGCGGACGCGGATATACATGTCACCGATTCCGTATCGGAGCAGGAAAACAATTCATCAACCATTAAAACCAACAGAACCATGAGTAATGAAACATTCGTTGCATTCGCAACACAGAAAGGGGGTATCGGCAAATCCACCGTCACGGCACTTGCCGCCAACTACCTCCACAACGTGAAAGGACACAATGTCGCAGTCATAGACTGCGACACCCCGCAGCACAGCATACACGGGTTGCGTGAACGTGAAACGGGACTTATCGGCGGGAGCCTCTATTTCAAGGCACTCGCGTGTGACCACTTCCGCAAGATAAGGAAGAACGCCTACCCGGTCATCGCAAGCGACGCCCTTAACGCCCTCGATGATGCCGAAAGGATGCTTGCCGAAGAAGAGGTGAAACCCGACATCGTGTTTTTCGACATGCCGGGAACCCTGAAAAGCAACGGCGTGGTCAAGACCCTCTCGCAGATGGACTACATCTTCGCGCCCATGAGTGCCGACCGTTTTGTCGTGGAAAGCACCCTGCAATTCGCTGTGATGTTCCGTGACAACCTCATGACGACGGGACAGGCGAAAACAAAAGGGCTGTACCTGTTCTGGACGATGGTGGACGGCAGGGAGAAGAACGGGCTTTACGACCTGTATGAGGATGTGATCGCCGAGATGGGGCTGCCGGTGCTGTCCACCCGCCTGCCCGACAGCAAGAAGTTCCGGCGCGACCTCTCGGAAGAGCGCAAGAGCGTGTTCCGCTCGACCATCTTCCCGATGGATGCGTCCCTGCTGAAAGGGAGCGGCATCCGTGAGTTCTCGGAAGAGATAAGCCGTATCATCAGACCTCAATAA
- a CDS encoding Fic family protein translates to MSIDNLDIVKRLIAEKECGRVEFKETTGQLERGMETLCAFLNGEGGTVLFGVTDKEKIIGQDVSDKTKRDIADAINRLEPVAMVQISYAPLPDSEKKVIVFRVEDSRLNRPFCYKGRPYMRVESATTTMPQSKYNELLLQHEKVWHSWETYPNTDLKITDLDEEEIHKTVRLGIEYGRLPESTGDEVPIILEKLNLLEGGVLKNAAAVLFAKKKLVHYPQNLLRLARFRGTDKTVFIDNKRVHGNLFHLLDEAMAFVFRHLSLSGTTDALEREEHLEIPHKAIREAVINSLCHRSYRDIGGSVAIAIYDDRVEIENPGSFPSEWDMNKIKSEHGSKPHNPLIADTLYVRKVLESWGRGINLIIEECQKVNLPEPEYQITTNEVKLVFRYKVAGQETGQETGQVAGQVAGQVMSLVSALGNDILPLKEIMERLSLRGRDNFLTSYLNPALREGLVEQTHPENPKHRNQKYRLTEAGKIILSKGNRKDG, encoded by the coding sequence ATGAGCATAGACAACCTCGACATAGTAAAACGGCTGATAGCCGAAAAAGAATGCGGACGGGTGGAGTTCAAGGAAACCACCGGACAGTTGGAGCGTGGCATGGAAACGCTTTGCGCTTTCCTTAACGGAGAAGGCGGCACGGTATTGTTCGGTGTTACCGACAAGGAAAAAATCATCGGACAAGACGTGAGCGACAAGACCAAGAGGGATATAGCGGACGCGATCAACCGGTTGGAGCCTGTGGCAATGGTACAAATATCTTATGCACCGCTGCCGGACAGTGAGAAGAAAGTAATTGTTTTTCGTGTTGAAGATTCAAGGCTCAACCGTCCGTTCTGCTATAAAGGAAGACCATATATGCGGGTGGAAAGTGCGACCACAACGATGCCACAATCAAAGTATAATGAACTTCTTTTGCAGCATGAAAAAGTCTGGCATAGCTGGGAAACCTACCCGAATACCGATTTGAAGATTACGGATTTGGATGAAGAGGAAATCCACAAGACGGTACGTTTAGGAATAGAGTACGGACGTTTACCCGAATCGACAGGTGACGAAGTTCCTATCATACTTGAAAAACTGAATCTTCTTGAAGGCGGTGTACTTAAAAATGCAGCCGCCGTATTGTTCGCCAAAAAGAAACTGGTACATTATCCGCAGAACTTGCTGCGACTTGCCCGATTCAGAGGTACAGACAAAACCGTATTTATAGACAACAAACGGGTACACGGGAACTTGTTCCATCTGCTTGACGAGGCAATGGCTTTTGTGTTCAGACATCTTTCATTATCCGGAACAACGGACGCATTGGAGCGTGAGGAACATTTGGAAATACCGCATAAGGCTATACGAGAAGCTGTAATCAACTCCCTATGTCACAGGAGTTACCGTGATATTGGAGGTTCGGTAGCCATAGCCATCTATGATGACCGTGTTGAAATAGAGAATCCCGGTTCGTTTCCGTCCGAATGGGATATGAATAAAATCAAATCCGAACATGGTTCAAAGCCCCATAATCCTTTAATTGCAGACACGCTTTATGTGCGAAAAGTATTGGAGAGCTGGGGACGCGGCATAAATCTCATAATAGAAGAATGTCAAAAGGTTAATTTGCCGGAGCCTGAATATCAAATAACAACCAATGAAGTGAAACTTGTCTTCAGATATAAGGTGGCAGGACAAGAAACAGGACAAGAAACAGGACAAGTAGCAGGACAAGTAGCAGGACAAGTAATGTCGCTTGTATCAGCTTTGGGAAATGATATTTTGCCGTTGAAAGAAATCATGGAGCGTTTATCTTTGAGGGGACGTGATAATTTCCTTACCAGTTACCTAAATCCTGCATTGAGAGAGGGACTTGTCGAACAAACCCATCCGGAAAATCCCAAGCACCGCAACCAAAAATACAGGCTTACTGAAGCTGGAAAAATCATTTTGTCAAAAGGCAACAGGAAGGATGGCTAA
- a CDS encoding DUF4134 domain-containing protein: MNKNNRQKLILSAALLVAATASAFAQGNGIAGINEATSMVSSYFDPGTKLIYAIGAVVGLIGGVKVYGKFSSGDPDTSKTAASWFGACIFLIVAATILRSFFL, from the coding sequence ATGAACAAGAACAACAGACAGAAACTTATCCTCTCTGCGGCACTTCTGGTTGCCGCAACCGCCTCCGCCTTCGCGCAGGGAAACGGCATCGCGGGCATCAACGAAGCCACCTCTATGGTGAGTTCGTACTTCGACCCCGGCACGAAACTCATCTACGCCATCGGCGCGGTAGTCGGGCTTATCGGGGGCGTGAAAGTGTATGGGAAATTCTCGTCCGGCGATCCCGACACATCCAAGACTGCCGCCTCGTGGTTCGGGGCGTGCATCTTCCTGATTGTCGCCGCCACCATCCTGCGCTCATTCTTCCTTTAA
- a CDS encoding DUF3408 domain-containing protein, whose translation MEKNQKNRSPQHDGGGMLAQVQASVEILSPVPLGGKCGEKDYERLFIREAEVKAREGKMAYVRPEYHDRIMRITRVIGHDKLSLSAYIDHVLTHHFNQCEEAIKSLYAQNYDAVF comes from the coding sequence ATGGAAAAGAACCAGAAAAACAGAAGTCCGCAGCATGACGGCGGCGGTATGCTTGCCCAAGTGCAGGCGAGTGTGGAAATCCTATCCCCCGTGCCGTTAGGCGGCAAATGCGGTGAAAAGGACTATGAACGGCTGTTCATCCGTGAAGCCGAAGTGAAGGCACGCGAGGGAAAGATGGCGTATGTGCGTCCGGAGTACCACGACCGCATCATGCGCATCACCCGTGTGATCGGGCATGACAAATTGTCGCTGTCCGCCTACATCGACCATGTGCTTACGCACCACTTCAACCAGTGCGAGGAGGCGATAAAGAGCCTTTACGCCCAGAATTACGACGCAGTATTTTAA
- the mobA gene encoding conjugal transfer protein MobA yields MKEKRNKTGRNPKLDPAVFRYTVRFNEEEHNRFLAMFEKSGVYAKSVFIKAHFFGQPFRVLKVDRTLVDYYTRLSDFHAQFRAVGTNYNQVVKELRLHFSEKKAMALLYKLEQQTVELVKLSRQIVELSREMEAKWSQKSV; encoded by the coding sequence ATGAAAGAGAAAAGAAACAAGACCGGGAGAAATCCCAAACTTGATCCGGCGGTATTCCGCTACACCGTCCGTTTCAACGAGGAGGAACACAACCGTTTCCTCGCCATGTTCGAGAAGTCGGGCGTTTACGCCAAGTCGGTTTTCATCAAGGCGCACTTCTTCGGGCAGCCGTTCAGGGTGCTGAAAGTGGACAGGACGCTGGTGGATTACTACACCAGACTGTCCGATTTCCATGCGCAGTTCCGCGCGGTAGGCACGAACTACAACCAAGTCGTGAAGGAACTCAGGCTGCATTTTTCCGAGAAAAAGGCAATGGCGTTGCTCTACAAGCTGGAGCAACAGACCGTCGAACTCGTGAAACTGAGCCGTCAGATTGTGGAACTTTCAAGGGAAATGGAGGCGAAATGGTCGCAAAAATCAGTGTAG
- a CDS encoding DUF3408 domain-containing protein has protein sequence MGSRKVNTEGIDEELLIASIGRRRQDGTLYHAQEPPAPAPEEKSVPETEPPPAQYTAKEKPQRDTVRRKRQEDDYSGLFLRRNEIKTRQCVYISRDVHSKILKIVNDIAGREISVGGYVDTVLRQHLEQHKEKINELYKKQREDLI, from the coding sequence ATGGGCAGCAGGAAAGTGAACACCGAAGGCATTGACGAGGAACTGTTGATAGCCTCCATCGGCAGACGCAGGCAGGACGGGACCCTGTACCACGCGCAGGAGCCGCCCGCGCCTGCTCCCGAAGAAAAAAGCGTCCCTGAAACGGAACCGCCGCCCGCGCAATACACGGCAAAGGAAAAACCGCAGAGGGACACTGTCCGCCGCAAACGGCAGGAGGACGACTATTCCGGGCTGTTCCTCCGCCGCAACGAGATAAAGACGCGCCAGTGCGTCTATATCAGCCGCGATGTCCACAGCAAGATTCTCAAAATCGTGAACGACATCGCCGGGCGTGAAATCTCGGTAGGCGGCTACGTGGACACCGTGCTGCGCCAACATCTGGAACAGCACAAGGAGAAAATAAACGAACTGTACAAGAAACAACGTGAAGACTTGATTTGA
- a CDS encoding sigma-54-dependent transcriptional regulator: MDKTKIIVVEDNIVYCEFVCNLLAREKFRTVQAFHLSTAKKLLQQAADNDIVVSDLRLPDGDGIDLLRWMRKEGMTQPFIIMTDYAEVHTAVESMKLGSLDYIPKQLVEDKLVPLLRTILKERNIGRSRMPVFARDGSAFQKIMHRIRLVAPTDMSVLIFGENGTGKEHIAHLLHDKSKRSGKPFVAVDCGSLTKELAPSAFFGHVKGAFTGAENTKKGYFHEAEGGTLFLDEVGNLAPETQQMLLRAIQERRFRPVGDKSDRSFNVRIIAATNEDLEKAVNEKRFRQDLLYRLHDFEITVLPLRDCQEDIMPLAEFFREIANKELECNVSGFSSEARKVLLIHSWPGNVRELRQKIMGAVLQAQTGLVTKEHLELGITETTSVVGFSLRNEEEDKERIIRALKQAGGNRKVAAELLGIGRTTLYNKLEEYGLKYKFEQP, translated from the coding sequence ATGGATAAAACAAAAATCATCGTGGTGGAGGACAACATCGTATATTGCGAGTTTGTCTGCAACCTGCTGGCACGGGAGAAATTCCGTACCGTGCAGGCTTTCCACCTCTCGACAGCGAAGAAACTTCTGCAACAAGCCGCTGACAATGATATAGTAGTTTCTGATTTGCGTTTGCCTGACGGTGACGGCATCGACCTATTGCGCTGGATGCGCAAAGAAGGCATGACGCAGCCGTTCATCATCATGACCGACTATGCCGAAGTACATACGGCGGTTGAAAGCATGAAACTCGGTTCGCTGGACTACATACCCAAGCAACTCGTGGAGGACAAACTCGTGCCTTTGCTCCGCACCATACTGAAAGAGCGGAATATCGGGCGAAGCCGCATGCCCGTATTTGCCCGTGACGGTTCAGCCTTTCAGAAAATCATGCACCGGATAAGGCTGGTAGCTCCTACCGACATGAGCGTACTGATATTCGGGGAGAACGGTACTGGCAAAGAGCATATTGCCCATCTACTGCACGATAAAAGCAAGCGTTCAGGCAAGCCTTTCGTGGCGGTGGACTGCGGCTCACTCACCAAAGAACTTGCGCCATCGGCGTTCTTCGGACACGTTAAAGGAGCGTTCACTGGTGCTGAAAACACAAAGAAAGGCTATTTCCACGAGGCGGAAGGCGGCACATTGTTTTTGGATGAAGTGGGTAATCTCGCACCGGAAACCCAACAGATGTTACTCCGTGCCATACAGGAACGGCGGTTCCGTCCCGTTGGCGACAAGTCCGACCGCAGTTTCAACGTCCGCATCATCGCCGCCACCAACGAGGATCTGGAAAAGGCGGTCAATGAAAAGCGTTTCCGACAGGATTTGTTATACCGCCTACATGACTTCGAGATAACCGTTCTGCCCTTACGTGACTGTCAGGAGGACATCATGCCGCTGGCGGAGTTCTTCCGTGAGATTGCCAATAAGGAATTGGAATGCAATGTTAGTGGCTTCAGTTCCGAAGCGCGGAAAGTGTTACTGATCCATTCATGGCCGGGTAACGTGCGCGAACTTCGGCAGAAAATCATGGGTGCGGTGTTGCAGGCTCAGACGGGACTTGTCACGAAAGAGCATCTGGAACTTGGAATAACCGAAACAACCTCTGTTGTCGGCTTCTCCCTACGCAACGAAGAGGAAGATAAAGAGCGGATTATACGTGCTTTGAAGCAGGCTGGCGGGAACCGGAAGGTTGCTGCCGAATTGCTTGGAATAGGCAGGACAACACTCTATAATAAACTGGAAGAATATGGATTGAAGTATAAATTTGAGCAACCATAG